In Ruegeria sp. YS9, the genomic window TGCTTTCGATGTTCAAGCTGTTTGCGCCGGATTCGTTTTTGCACTGTCCAACGCAAATGCGCTGATTGTTTCCGGTCAGGCCAGGCGTGTGCTGGTGATCGGGGCCGAGACTTTCTCACGGATCATGGACTGGACCGATCGGTCCACCTGCGTTCTTTTCGGCGATGGCGCCGGTGCGGTTGTGCTGGAGGCCCAAGAGGGCACAGGCACCGCCGAGGACCGCGGTATTCTGGCAACCGACCTGAATTCGGACGGGCGCTACAAGGACCTGCTCTATGTCGATGGCGGCGTTTCGACCCAATCCACCGGGCATCTGCGCATGCAGGGCAATCAGGTTTTCCGACATGCCGTTGAAAAGCTTACGAAAACAGCAGAAACAGCGTTGGAACGAGCGGGGCTGAGCAGCTCGGACGTGGATTGGATCGTGCCGCACCAGGCCAACATCCGGATCATTCAGGGCACCGCCAAGAAAATGAACTTGCCGATGGAAAACGTGGTTGTGACCGTTCAGGATCACGGAAACACGTCGGCCGCATCCATTCCACTGGCCCTGTCCGTGGGCAAGCAGCGCGGACAGATCAAACCGGGTGATCTGATCGTGACCGAAGCCATTGGCGGCGGTCTGGCCTGGGGCGCAGTGGTTCTGCGCTGGTGACCGGCGCAAACCGGCTTACACAGCCGCCCGCAATTCATTGATATTGACAGCGAATTTGCCATACCCATATGCTTCAACAGCAACAGGGGAATTAGCATGGGCGACAAAACACTGACTCGAATGGACCTGAGCGAAGCTGTCTTTCGTGAGGTAGGTCTGTCACGAAACGAAAGCGCGCAGCTGGTTGAAAGCGTTCTGAACCACATGTCCGACGCCTTGGTGCGTGGTGAACAGGTGAAGATCTCGTCTTTCGGTACATTCAGTGTTCGCGACAAGACCGCCCGTGTCGGTCGCAACCCCAAAACCGGCGAAGAAGTCCCGATTCAGCCGCGCCGTGTACTGACTTTCCGCCCGTCGCATCTGATGAAAGATCGCGTCGCCGCAGGGAACCGCAAGTAAGTTCAGGACGTCCAGGTTATGAGTAAGTCCCCCGATGCCTTTCGCACCATAAGCGAAGTTGCGGACTGGCTCGGT contains:
- the ihfA gene encoding integration host factor subunit alpha; translated protein: MGDKTLTRMDLSEAVFREVGLSRNESAQLVESVLNHMSDALVRGEQVKISSFGTFSVRDKTARVGRNPKTGEEVPIQPRRVLTFRPSHLMKDRVAAGNRK
- a CDS encoding beta-ketoacyl-ACP synthase III, coding for MAGRSVVAGVGHYLPERVVPNSEFEKTLDTTDEWIKTRSGIERRHFAAEDETTSDLATKAAEAALADAGLTADDIDAIVLATSTADLTFPSAATMVQARLGMTKGFAFDVQAVCAGFVFALSNANALIVSGQARRVLVIGAETFSRIMDWTDRSTCVLFGDGAGAVVLEAQEGTGTAEDRGILATDLNSDGRYKDLLYVDGGVSTQSTGHLRMQGNQVFRHAVEKLTKTAETALERAGLSSSDVDWIVPHQANIRIIQGTAKKMNLPMENVVVTVQDHGNTSAASIPLALSVGKQRGQIKPGDLIVTEAIGGGLAWGAVVLRW